The Caldicellulosiruptor changbaiensis genome has a segment encoding these proteins:
- a CDS encoding ASKHA domain-containing protein — MPKITVYTGKKVLQIDAKEGSSLLDILAENSLYVEAPCGGKGICGKCKVAVKKDGKPYLENVTKEEKRLLTSDELQKGIRLCCNLKVFESLEVFLPHSKIGAKILSDLYTNEFEVKSDIIIKKVVLEKPTLEDQRSYFSRLKSLLGIGDLKISNSALRKLTNYKDKEFFTVLYNGEVIDIKQTSDVFGLAVDIGTTTVVCYLVDLLKGKVLDFYSFVNPQKKFGADVISRIDFAKAKEDGVFVLQKEIIKGINEAIEILTGRFSISKNEIYKAVFVGNPTMLHFLLGIDPLTIATSPFVPVFADKIEARAQDLELEINKNAVVKVLDSVSAYVGADIVAGILSTKMHKSEKICLLLDLGTNGEMVLGNKQFMVAASAAAGPAFEGVNIACGMNASSGAIDSIKIKDGKVEFTTIENGQPKGICGSGIVLAVAYMLEEGIIDETGRFCEDAKESYKHNFEQVNGQTAFFITDSIYITQKDIREIQLAKAAICAGIRAMLKQSGISEDDIENVFLAGGFGNYINPWAAVRIGLIPQRLKDKIKPAGNTAGNGAILALLSSKLEKEFEEIKNGVRYIELSSFPEFNELFVECMVFEQG, encoded by the coding sequence ATGCCTAAAATTACTGTGTACACTGGTAAGAAAGTACTGCAAATAGATGCAAAAGAAGGTTCATCGCTTTTGGATATCTTAGCTGAAAATTCATTGTATGTTGAAGCACCTTGCGGTGGTAAAGGGATTTGTGGAAAGTGCAAGGTAGCGGTGAAAAAAGACGGGAAGCCTTATTTAGAAAATGTAACCAAAGAGGAAAAAAGGCTTCTGACTTCAGATGAGCTTCAAAAAGGAATAAGGCTTTGTTGTAACCTTAAAGTTTTTGAAAGTCTTGAAGTTTTTTTGCCTCATTCAAAGATAGGAGCAAAGATACTTTCTGACCTTTACACGAATGAGTTTGAAGTAAAAAGTGATATAATTATAAAGAAAGTGGTTTTAGAAAAACCAACATTAGAGGATCAGAGAAGCTATTTTTCAAGACTAAAGTCTTTACTTGGAATAGGAGATTTAAAAATTTCGAATTCTGCCCTGAGAAAGCTTACAAATTACAAAGATAAAGAATTTTTTACAGTCTTGTACAACGGTGAAGTCATAGACATAAAACAAACTTCGGATGTATTTGGCTTGGCGGTTGACATTGGAACAACCACAGTGGTGTGCTATCTTGTTGACCTTTTAAAGGGCAAGGTTCTCGATTTTTACTCATTTGTAAATCCACAAAAGAAATTTGGTGCAGATGTGATATCCAGAATCGACTTTGCAAAGGCAAAGGAAGATGGAGTGTTTGTCCTTCAAAAAGAGATTATTAAAGGTATTAATGAAGCAATAGAGATTTTGACTGGTAGGTTTTCAATTTCTAAAAATGAGATTTATAAAGCTGTGTTTGTTGGAAATCCTACAATGCTACATTTTCTTTTAGGTATTGACCCACTAACTATTGCAACCTCGCCTTTTGTCCCAGTTTTTGCTGATAAAATAGAAGCAAGAGCACAAGATTTGGAACTTGAGATAAACAAGAATGCTGTTGTAAAAGTACTTGATAGTGTATCAGCATATGTTGGTGCAGACATAGTTGCTGGGATACTATCAACAAAGATGCACAAGAGCGAGAAGATATGTCTTCTTTTAGACCTTGGAACAAATGGCGAAATGGTTTTGGGAAACAAGCAATTTATGGTTGCAGCCTCAGCTGCGGCAGGGCCAGCTTTTGAAGGTGTAAATATAGCATGTGGAATGAACGCGTCGAGCGGTGCAATTGATAGTATCAAAATCAAAGATGGAAAGGTTGAATTTACAACAATAGAAAATGGCCAGCCAAAAGGAATTTGTGGGTCTGGGATAGTTTTGGCTGTTGCTTACATGCTCGAAGAAGGTATCATAGATGAGACAGGAAGGTTTTGTGAAGATGCTAAAGAAAGTTACAAGCACAATTTCGAGCAGGTAAATGGTCAAACAGCTTTTTTCATAACTGATTCTATTTACATTACACAGAAGGACATACGAGAGATTCAGCTTGCAAAGGCTGCAATCTGTGCAGGGATTAGGGCAATGCTAAAACAATCAGGTATTTCAGAAGATGACATTGAGAATGTATTTCTGGCAGGTGGATTTGGAAATTACATCAATCCATGGGCAGCTGTCAGAATAGGATTGATTCCACAGAGGCTAAAGGATAAAATAAAACCTGCCGGGAACACTGCCGGAAATGGTGCTATCTTGGCACTTCTGAGCAGCAAGTTGGAAAAGGAGTTTGAAGAGATTAAAAATGGGGTAAGATACATTGAGCTATCGAGCTTTCCTGAATTTAATGAGCTATTTGTTGAGTGCATGGTATTTGAGCAAGGTTAA
- a CDS encoding TVP38/TMEM64 family protein yields MAEEIKIKDRIKLWVFILMIAISIFALIYAEREHTLSPRYIKQYISHFGVWAPLVFLILYSIKSFIIFIPAGIFMLAAGLSFGTFLGALILIVGTLLSSTVGFVFARYFGKDYVQKKLQNTKFSNLGGKIAQKGFLIILLLRLVPILPYDAINYICGLSKIRYRDFILATLIGTVPACFLYAYLGENILKPFSKGFYLSVVLVVLISLTPVLFAKNIREFLQEEREEDKPKERE; encoded by the coding sequence ATGGCAGAGGAAATTAAAATTAAGGATAGGATAAAGCTTTGGGTCTTTATTTTGATGATTGCTATATCAATATTTGCTTTGATATACGCAGAAAGAGAACACACTTTAAGTCCAAGGTATATAAAACAGTATATATCTCACTTTGGAGTATGGGCGCCTTTGGTGTTTTTGATTTTGTACTCTATAAAGTCGTTTATAATCTTCATCCCGGCAGGAATCTTTATGCTTGCAGCAGGTCTTTCGTTCGGGACATTTTTGGGTGCGCTAATTTTAATTGTAGGGACGCTACTATCATCTACGGTTGGGTTTGTATTTGCAAGGTACTTTGGCAAAGACTATGTCCAAAAAAAGCTCCAAAACACAAAATTCTCAAATTTAGGCGGAAAGATTGCACAAAAAGGATTTTTGATAATACTTCTTTTGCGGCTTGTGCCAATCCTACCTTACGATGCTATAAACTACATATGCGGTCTTTCTAAAATAAGATACAGAGATTTTATTCTTGCAACGCTAATTGGCACAGTTCCTGCATGTTTTCTATATGCCTACCTTGGTGAGAACATCTTAAAACCTTTTTCCAAAGGGTTTTACTTGAGTGTTGTATTGGTTGTTCTTATATCTCTCACACCTGTGCTATTTGCAAAGAATATAAGAGAGTTCTTGCAAGAAGAAAGAGAAGAAGACAAACCAAAAGAAAGAGAATAA
- a CDS encoding N-acetylmuramoyl-L-alanine amidase produces the protein MRVERKKIELFVILLFIITSTTLVFLRIEKNIETLSVFNNNQSGKTKHLIVIDPGHGGFDPGAMSGNVKESTINLEIAIRLKEYFEMFGFKPILTRYTEDDLSEDDRKVHDLIKRKQIILKNDPEIFISIHLNSFPVGKYFGAQVFYENSNEEGKKLASFVQNELKYMPNGMINKRLPKPIDVYILRNLKIPAILVECGFMSNKMELSLLQTKEYQDWLSYSILKGVLNYLSTKEM, from the coding sequence TTGAGAGTAGAAAGGAAGAAAATAGAGCTTTTTGTAATTCTCTTATTTATCATAACAAGTACTACTTTAGTATTTTTGAGAATTGAAAAAAATATTGAAACTTTAAGTGTTTTCAATAATAACCAGAGTGGGAAAACGAAACACTTAATAGTAATAGACCCTGGACATGGTGGCTTTGATCCTGGGGCTATGTCTGGCAATGTAAAAGAGTCAACTATAAATCTTGAGATAGCAATAAGGTTAAAAGAGTACTTTGAGATGTTTGGGTTTAAACCCATTCTTACAAGATATACTGAGGATGACTTGAGCGAAGATGACAGAAAAGTACATGATTTGATAAAAAGGAAACAAATTATTTTAAAGAATGACCCAGAAATTTTTATCTCAATCCATCTAAATAGCTTTCCGGTTGGCAAATACTTTGGCGCTCAAGTTTTTTATGAAAACTCTAATGAGGAAGGGAAAAAACTTGCTTCTTTTGTCCAAAATGAGCTAAAATACATGCCAAACGGGATGATAAACAAACGCTTGCCAAAGCCAATTGACGTGTATATACTCAGAAATTTAAAAATTCCTGCTATACTGGTTGAATGTGGGTTTATGTCAAACAAGATGGAACTTTCTCTTTTACAGACAAAAGAGTATCAAGATTGGCTTTCTTATTCTATATTAAAAGGAGTTTTAAATTACCTCAGTACAAAGGAGATGTAG
- the pepV gene encoding dipeptidase PepV: protein MENVRKLINEEIENLKEDIIASTVALIKIKSVESTAQDGMPFGKGVNDALVFCEDLCQKLGFETKNFDGYALEARFGEHSEDVCVIGHLDVVPEGDGWSVPPYEGVIKDGKIYGRGAIDDKGPTVAALYGMYVVKKLAEEGKISLDRSLRFVFGTNEESGSKCLQYYFKKAKYPTVGFTPDADFPVIQGEKGFLVFELSKKVDGNFFIEGGERPNMVPDRCIFKGIFDIQKAKDVISKKGLEKKAEVYEENGMAVIKTKGVSAHGSLPFKGENAISYMFDILQDLYEKEDEFKRFVEFYNKHISYDVFGKNLNIGFEDQKSGKLVLNVGMVRKVDDRIVLTINIRYPVDTKYEDIEREIKNIIKEYEIDYKLITDMPPLYFEKDHFLIKTLLDVYKEFTGDDTQPLVIGGGTYARWARNVVAFGPNMPGDEEVAHQKDEYISIERLLTCAKIYANAIYRLAKKE, encoded by the coding sequence ATGGAAAATGTTAGAAAACTTATAAATGAGGAAATTGAAAATCTCAAGGAAGATATTATTGCTTCAACGGTTGCACTGATCAAGATAAAAAGTGTAGAAAGTACTGCTCAAGATGGCATGCCATTTGGAAAAGGTGTAAATGATGCCTTAGTTTTTTGCGAAGACCTTTGTCAAAAACTTGGGTTTGAGACAAAAAATTTTGATGGGTACGCACTCGAGGCAAGGTTTGGCGAACATAGTGAAGATGTGTGCGTAATTGGGCATTTGGATGTTGTACCAGAAGGCGATGGCTGGAGTGTGCCGCCATATGAAGGTGTAATTAAAGATGGTAAAATCTATGGTCGTGGCGCAATTGATGACAAAGGACCAACAGTTGCGGCACTTTATGGCATGTATGTTGTTAAAAAACTTGCTGAAGAGGGAAAAATCTCACTTGACAGAAGTCTGCGGTTTGTGTTTGGCACAAATGAAGAGAGTGGCTCAAAGTGTTTGCAGTATTACTTTAAAAAGGCAAAATACCCCACAGTTGGGTTTACACCAGATGCTGATTTCCCAGTAATTCAAGGCGAGAAAGGTTTTTTGGTGTTTGAGCTTTCTAAAAAGGTTGATGGCAATTTCTTTATTGAAGGTGGAGAAAGGCCCAATATGGTGCCTGACAGGTGTATCTTCAAGGGAATTTTTGATATTCAAAAGGCAAAAGATGTTATTTCAAAAAAGGGCTTGGAGAAAAAAGCAGAAGTCTATGAGGAAAATGGCATGGCTGTAATAAAGACAAAAGGTGTCTCTGCACACGGAAGCCTTCCTTTCAAAGGCGAAAATGCAATATCATATATGTTTGACATCTTGCAAGATCTTTACGAAAAAGAGGATGAGTTTAAGAGATTTGTTGAGTTTTATAATAAACACATTAGCTATGACGTATTTGGTAAGAATTTAAACATTGGATTTGAGGACCAAAAGTCAGGAAAACTTGTTTTGAACGTTGGCATGGTAAGAAAAGTGGATGATAGAATTGTTCTTACAATTAACATTCGATATCCAGTTGATACGAAATATGAAGATATTGAGAGAGAGATTAAAAATATAATAAAGGAATACGAAATTGATTACAAACTAATTACAGACATGCCACCACTTTACTTTGAAAAGGACCACTTTTTGATAAAAACATTACTTGATGTATATAAGGAATTTACAGGAGATGATACCCAGCCGCTTGTAATTGGTGGTGGCACGTATGCAAGGTGGGCAAGAAATGTGGTTGCATTTGGACCTAACATGCCAGGAGATGAAGAGGTTGCGCATCAAAAGGATGAGTATATCAGTATAGAAAGGCTTTTGACGTGTGCAAAGATTTACGCAAACGCAATCTACAGGTTAGCCAAAAAAGAATAA
- a CDS encoding manganese efflux pump, which translates to MSKKAEYSYNNKDLYKTSKKQSKMSFFQVLTAAIALNLDALFFGIAFGAKGIKILFKSKVVIFCISLLVAMLSFLIGRHFGKYLSIQVSNHLGSAFMIVIGIFLIIRTFFEGDGEDVSKTLVNFSLKSLGLTIKIIKEPQVSDIDQSGFIEPVEALFVSLALSFDSLSASFSLGLSNLANIYEILLIPIVQFIAISVGNVLAHSLKYLKKFGFANYIPGIVLIFLGVYNLLF; encoded by the coding sequence ATGTCAAAAAAGGCTGAATATTCGTATAATAATAAAGACCTTTATAAAACCTCAAAGAAGCAATCTAAAATGAGCTTTTTCCAAGTTTTGACTGCAGCTATAGCCCTTAACCTTGATGCACTTTTCTTCGGAATTGCATTTGGCGCAAAAGGCATCAAAATCCTGTTTAAGTCTAAGGTTGTAATATTTTGTATATCACTTTTAGTGGCAATGCTCTCATTTTTAATCGGAAGGCATTTTGGAAAATATCTTAGCATCCAGGTTTCAAACCATTTAGGATCAGCTTTTATGATTGTAATTGGAATATTTTTAATTATAAGGACATTTTTTGAAGGAGATGGAGAAGATGTTTCCAAGACGCTTGTCAATTTTTCATTAAAATCACTCGGACTTACTATTAAAATTATTAAAGAACCTCAAGTATCAGATATAGATCAATCTGGTTTTATTGAACCGGTTGAAGCACTGTTTGTATCGCTTGCTCTTTCTTTTGACAGTCTTTCTGCCTCATTCTCACTTGGACTTAGTAACTTAGCAAATATATATGAAATACTCTTGATTCCAATTGTACAGTTTATTGCTATATCAGTTGGTAATGTATTAGCACACAGTCTAAAATATCTGAAAAAATTTGGGTTTGCAAACTACATTCCAGGAATCGTGCTGATTTTCCTTGGTGTTTACAATCTTCTCTTTTAA
- a CDS encoding sigma-70 family RNA polymerase sigma factor, giving the protein MDERELVERAKKDKRYFEKLYEFYFDKIYTYIYYKTFNHPLTEDLTSETFMKVLKSLDKFEYKENHSFSAWIFKIAQNVVNDYYRAKKEYIDIEKITNHSSIKTPEDEVFDKIEKDTLKKALSKLTKDQQEVVILRYGANMKLNEIAKMKNKSDVAIRALFFRAIHSLKEMLLKEVHESE; this is encoded by the coding sequence ATGGATGAGAGAGAATTAGTTGAAAGGGCGAAGAAAGACAAGAGATATTTTGAAAAGTTATATGAGTTCTATTTTGACAAGATATACACTTACATATACTACAAAACATTCAATCATCCACTTACAGAGGATTTGACCAGTGAGACCTTTATGAAGGTTTTGAAGTCATTGGACAAGTTCGAGTATAAAGAAAATCATTCCTTTTCAGCTTGGATATTCAAGATTGCTCAAAATGTTGTGAATGACTACTACAGAGCTAAAAAAGAATATATAGACATAGAGAAAATAACAAACCACTCAAGTATAAAAACTCCTGAAGATGAGGTTTTTGATAAGATAGAAAAAGACACTCTAAAAAAGGCACTCTCAAAACTTACAAAAGACCAACAAGAGGTGGTAATTTTACGATATGGTGCGAATATGAAACTAAATGAGATAGCAAAGATGAAAAATAAATCAGATGTTGCGATAAGAGCTTTGTTTTTCAGGGCAATCCATTCTTTAAAGGAAATGCTTTTAAAAGAGGTGCATGAAAGTGAATGA
- a CDS encoding STAS domain-containing protein, translating to MNLDLKEKVSENGIVIELKGELDIFSSPTLKDKLYTLIDTSSSDVIVDMNEVSYIDSTGLGVFVGALKKSKQRGTNIVLKNLRPNVKKVFTITGLDKVFRIE from the coding sequence ATGAACCTTGATTTGAAAGAGAAGGTTTCTGAAAATGGCATTGTGATTGAGCTTAAAGGAGAGCTTGACATATTTTCATCACCTACTTTGAAGGACAAGCTTTACACATTGATAGATACATCCTCTTCAGATGTTATTGTTGACATGAACGAGGTTAGTTACATTGACTCAACAGGTCTTGGGGTGTTTGTTGGTGCACTCAAAAAATCAAAACAAAGGGGTACTAACATAGTTTTAAAAAACCTGAGACCCAATGTGAAAAAGGTATTTACAATAACAGGACTTGATAAGGTATTCAGAATCGAATGA
- a CDS encoding ATP-binding protein, giving the protein MHEIILTIPSKAEYIMVVRLTLSGIAARCGFDFETIEDLKMAISEVFNLFDIEEISDSISIKFEVDRNFLGINIDMPTNEINENELAEVILKTLIDDVEFEKLQDKYRVRLKKYRQGV; this is encoded by the coding sequence ATGCACGAAATTATATTAACAATTCCATCCAAAGCTGAATATATTATGGTAGTGAGGCTTACTTTGTCTGGTATTGCAGCTCGCTGCGGATTTGATTTTGAAACAATTGAGGATTTGAAAATGGCAATCTCAGAAGTATTCAACCTCTTTGACATCGAAGAAATATCAGATTCAATTTCTATCAAATTTGAAGTTGACAGGAATTTCTTAGGGATTAATATAGATATGCCAACAAATGAGATAAACGAAAATGAACTGGCAGAAGTAATTCTAAAGACACTTATTGATGATGTAGAGTTTGAAAAATTACAAGACAAGTATAGGGTAAGACTCAAAAAATATCGTCAAGGGGTCTGA
- a CDS encoding SigB/SigF/SigG family RNA polymerase sigma factor, with protein sequence MVDEKKTINLDDAEIDRLFEEYRKTKDINLRNELVNRHLYIAEIVAKKFVNRGIEYDDLYQVACMALINAVERFEPNKGYKFTSFATPTIMGEIKRYFRDRASLIRLPRRIYETSAKIKLATEILSTKLKRPPKIEEIAQHIGITPEEVLEVMEASNNYLPQSLDQTMYEDEEMTLGDVLGKSDENLVQIENTEAVKKAIDKLSPLEREFVQKRFFEEKTQREIAEEMKVSQMYISRLEKKVLKKLKDFIDGTKAPI encoded by the coding sequence ATGGTTGATGAGAAAAAGACTATAAATCTTGATGATGCTGAAATAGATAGACTCTTCGAAGAGTATCGAAAGACAAAAGATATAAACCTGAGAAATGAGCTTGTCAACAGGCATTTGTATATAGCTGAAATTGTTGCCAAAAAGTTTGTAAACAGGGGAATAGAATATGATGATTTATATCAAGTTGCATGTATGGCGCTAATAAATGCAGTTGAGAGGTTTGAACCCAACAAAGGTTATAAATTTACAAGCTTTGCAACGCCTACAATTATGGGTGAAATTAAGCGCTATTTTAGAGACAGGGCATCATTAATCAGGCTTCCACGAAGGATTTATGAGACATCAGCTAAAATAAAACTTGCGACCGAGATACTTTCTACAAAGCTAAAGCGGCCACCAAAGATAGAAGAGATAGCTCAGCATATAGGCATTACACCTGAAGAAGTCTTAGAAGTAATGGAGGCATCGAACAACTATCTTCCACAGTCACTTGACCAGACAATGTACGAGGATGAAGAGATGACCTTAGGAGATGTTCTTGGAAAGAGTGATGAAAACCTTGTTCAGATAGAGAACACTGAAGCAGTAAAAAAGGCAATAGACAAGTTAAGTCCTTTGGAAAGAGAATTTGTTCAAAAGCGCTTTTTTGAGGAAAAGACCCAAAGAGAGATTGCTGAAGAGATGAAGGTATCGCAGATGTACATTTCGAGGCTTGAAAAGAAGGTTTTAAAAAAGCTAAAAGATTTTATTGATGGAACAAAGGCACCTATTTGA
- a CDS encoding bacteriohemerythrin: protein MPQIEWLDQYSVGVESIDNQHKELFARINKLLDACSQGEGKKVLPEVLDFLGDYVVFHFSTEEKYMKEYLYPHYAAHKNEHDNFVETYKKFREEIEKEGAGVAAVIKTNRLVVDWLKNHILGTDRKLGAFLKEKMQSK from the coding sequence ATGCCGCAAATTGAATGGCTTGACCAGTACTCTGTAGGAGTTGAGTCAATAGACAATCAGCACAAAGAGCTGTTTGCAAGGATAAATAAGCTCTTAGATGCTTGTTCTCAAGGGGAAGGGAAAAAGGTGTTGCCAGAGGTTTTGGATTTTTTAGGTGATTATGTAGTATTTCATTTCTCCACAGAAGAAAAGTACATGAAAGAGTATTTATACCCCCACTATGCTGCTCACAAAAATGAACATGATAACTTTGTTGAAACATACAAAAAGTTTCGAGAGGAGATAGAGAAAGAGGGAGCAGGAGTTGCAGCAGTTATAAAGACAAACAGACTTGTTGTTGACTGGCTCAAAAATCATATCCTTGGAACAGATAGAAAACTTGGAGCGTTTTTGAAAGAAAAGATGCAATCAAAGTAG
- the rlmD gene encoding 23S rRNA (uracil(1939)-C(5))-methyltransferase RlmD, whose product MVKKSQEYIVKIDTLNHQAQGIARIDGFVVFVDNVLIDEVAKIKIEEVKKEYAKANLVEILEKSPYRKDPECPYYDFCGGCHLMHAKYQHQLSLKKLLVEDAFKRIGKLSPKINDVIGTENPFRYRNKTALPVGGDYKKPQIGFYKKMTHDIVDINYCLIQHEFCDNVIKGMKDLIQKHKIEVYDEKKHKGVLRHIVVRNSFAFDEMMIILVCTKVPENLEAIKNDILDKFPKIKSLYVNLNPKRTNVILGEEDILIWGSSTIKDKIGNLTFEISPKSFFQVNSMQTEVLYRQVVKYLMNVEAEIVFDIYSGIGTISMFVAPFCKKVYAIELVRDAVEDAKKSSKNNGISNIEFICGRAEIEIPKLLKSGVIPQAVILDPPRTGCEKQLLESLVEHKIPNIIYVSCNPSTLARDSSILFSNGYEILEVQPVDMFPQTFHVECVVLMTNVKKQISA is encoded by the coding sequence GTGGTAAAAAAATCGCAAGAGTATATTGTAAAGATTGATACACTAAATCACCAGGCACAGGGTATTGCAAGAATTGATGGATTTGTAGTGTTTGTTGACAATGTTCTTATTGATGAGGTTGCAAAGATTAAAATCGAAGAGGTCAAAAAAGAGTATGCCAAAGCAAACTTAGTTGAAATTTTAGAAAAAAGCCCATATAGAAAAGACCCTGAATGCCCTTATTATGACTTTTGTGGCGGTTGTCATTTGATGCATGCAAAATACCAGCATCAGCTAAGCCTAAAAAAACTTCTTGTTGAAGATGCTTTTAAGCGAATAGGGAAGCTAAGTCCCAAAATAAATGATGTTATTGGAACGGAAAATCCATTTAGATACAGAAACAAAACCGCACTTCCGGTAGGAGGAGATTATAAAAAACCCCAAATAGGATTTTATAAAAAGATGACACATGATATTGTTGATATAAATTACTGTCTTATTCAGCATGAGTTTTGCGATAATGTGATAAAAGGTATGAAAGATCTAATACAAAAACACAAGATAGAGGTTTATGACGAAAAAAAGCATAAAGGTGTTTTGAGGCACATTGTTGTTAGAAATTCATTTGCATTTGATGAGATGATGATCATTCTTGTTTGCACAAAAGTACCTGAGAATTTAGAAGCTATCAAAAATGACATTTTAGACAAATTTCCCAAAATTAAATCACTCTATGTAAACTTGAATCCTAAAAGGACAAATGTAATACTTGGTGAGGAAGATATATTGATCTGGGGCAGTAGCACAATAAAAGATAAGATAGGGAATTTAACATTTGAAATTTCTCCAAAATCATTTTTTCAGGTAAATTCTATGCAAACAGAGGTGCTCTACAGGCAAGTAGTAAAGTATCTAATGAATGTTGAAGCAGAAATTGTATTTGACATATACTCTGGAATAGGTACCATTTCAATGTTTGTAGCTCCGTTTTGCAAAAAGGTTTACGCCATAGAGTTAGTTAGAGATGCAGTTGAAGATGCTAAAAAAAGTAGCAAGAATAATGGTATTTCAAACATTGAATTTATATGTGGTCGTGCAGAGATTGAAATCCCAAAACTATTGAAAAGTGGAGTTATACCTCAGGCTGTAATTCTTGACCCACCGCGAACTGGATGTGAAAAACAGCTTTTAGAAAGCTTGGTAGAGCACAAAATTCCAAACATAATTTATGTATCCTGCAATCCTTCAACACTTGCAAGAGATAGCAGTATTCTTTTTTCAAATGGCTATGAAATTTTAGAAGTCCAGCCTGTTGATATGTTTCCACAGACATTTCACGTCGAGTGCGTGGTATTGATGACAAATGTAAAAAAACAAATAAGTGCCTGA
- a CDS encoding DNA-binding protein, whose protein sequence is MVTDYMSVNEASKKWGISVRRIQKLCAENRINGAVRFSRVWAIPRNAQKPIDGRLKSQRERKQNRA, encoded by the coding sequence ATGGTAACTGATTACATGTCTGTAAATGAAGCTTCAAAAAAGTGGGGCATTTCCGTCAGGCGCATACAAAAGCTGTGTGCGGAAAACAGAATAAACGGCGCTGTGCGTTTCAGCCGTGTATGGGCAATACCGAGAAACGCCCAAAAACCCATTGATGGCAGACTTAAGTCACAAAGAGAGAGGAAACAAAACAGAGCATGA
- a CDS encoding RNA polymerase sigma factor has protein sequence MADLSHKERGNKTEHENAGGDKMLPIYLAMLDGEEDKNKFELLYVTYRKLMFYVANRILNDERFAEDAVHQTFLKILENFDKVGEISCHKTKSYIVTMVRNTAINLYNQRKRHTTIPLEDVEYCITTEPISVAEDLDHLARAVLKLPVIYKDVLTLKYVQEFSNEEIAKMLDIYETTVRKRLERAKRRLEEILEREESADVN, from the coding sequence ATGGCAGACTTAAGTCACAAAGAGAGAGGAAACAAAACAGAGCATGAAAATGCGGGAGGTGACAAAATGCTTCCAATATATCTGGCGATGCTTGACGGCGAAGAGGATAAAAATAAATTTGAATTGCTTTATGTTACATACAGGAAGCTTATGTTCTATGTCGCCAACCGCATCCTAAATGATGAACGGTTCGCCGAGGACGCTGTACATCAGACGTTTTTGAAAATTCTTGAGAATTTCGATAAAGTGGGAGAAATTTCCTGTCACAAAACTAAGAGCTACATTGTTACTATGGTTAGAAACACCGCCATCAATTTATATAACCAAAGAAAAAGGCATACAACAATTCCCCTTGAGGATGTGGAATACTGTATAACGACCGAACCAATAAGCGTTGCGGAGGATTTGGATCATCTTGCAAGGGCGGTATTGAAGCTGCCTGTTATATATAAAGATGTGCTGACACTGAAATATGTTCAAGAGTTTTCAAATGAAGAAATAGCAAAGATGTTGGATATATATGAGACGACGGTTAGGAAGCGGCTTGAGCGCGCAAAACGCAGGCTTGAGGAAATTCTGGAAAGGGAGGAAAGCGCCGATGTCAATTAG